GGCAGCTGCAGGCATCGACGAGGCCGCGCACGTCGCCGAAACAGCGGCAACGCTGCGGGGAACCCGGAAGCCGTTCTACCGTGCCACCGACGTCCGGCTCCGCGGGCTGCTGGCGCTCCTGCGCAACGATCCGCGCGTCCAGCAGTTCGTGGAATCCGAGCTCGCGGGCGTCCTGCACGCCGACGCCCAGGGCCGGGGAGGCCAACTGGAACTCCTTGGCCAGTACCTTGATTCCGGCGGCAACAAAGCGGCCCTGGCGCGCAGCGGATATCTGAGCCGGCCCACGCTCTACGCCCGGCTGGCGCGGCTGGAGGAGCTGCTGGCCGTGGACCTTGACGACGCCGAGTCCCGGACGTCTCTGCACGTCGCCCTCCTGCTGCACCGGCTCCGTGCGCTGTGACCCTGCAGCCGGTCCGCCACCTACGAACGCGGCGGCGGCCTAAGTGACTCAGTCCGCGGCGACCGTGCCCTCATCCGGCAAAGCCGAGGGGAACGACGCCCGGAGCGCTGACAGCAGCTGGCCAAACACCTCGTCTTCGGTGCCCATGCCGTCCACGCTCAGCAGGATCCCGCGCTGAGAGTACGCCGAGGCTACCGGCTCAGTCTCGCGGTAGTAGAGCTCCAGGCGGTGCCGGATCACGTCTTCGGTATCGTCGCTGCGTCCGGCCAGGGTGGCGCGGTGGAGCACCCGGCGGACCAGTTCGGTATCGTCGGCCGTCAGCTGGAGTGCCACGTCCAGCGCCTGCCCGTTGGCGGCCAGGATCGTGTCGAGTTCGGCCTGCTGCGCCGTGGTGCGGGGGTACCCGTCCAGGAGGAATCCATAACGGACGTCATCCTCGTTCAGGCGGTCACGCACCATGCGGTTCGTGAGGCTGTCGGGAACGAAGTCGCCGGCGTCCAGATGCGCCACGACGTCACGGCCGAGCGGCGTCAGTTTCTTCACATGCTCACGGAAGACGTCGCCGGTAGACACCCCGCTGATGCCGAGGTGCCTGGACAAACGTTCGGCTTGAGTGCCTTTGCCGCAGCCAGGGGGACCCATAATCAGCATTCGCATCGTTGAGACCACTCCCTGGCGCCGTTGAAAGGTGTCCCTATATGGTGTCCGCCGGGAGGCGGCAGCACAAGGGACCCGGGCGCAGGCTTGGACATGGCGGTTAGGTCGCTGCTTCGGTTGTCGGTTCCGTGGTTCCGATTCTGGCACGGTGTGCTCGTACCCTGCCGCGACTGGCGCAGGCTGGTGATGGGCACCAACGGCGCCGCTTGGATGGATCGAGGAATACCCACCGGCAGTCGCTCTCGCCGCACTCCGTGAGGTACCCGCGATCCGGCCCCCTCAGCGAAACGATCGCCTGGATAGAGACGGCGGCGAGTGCGGCAGATACGGATATCCGAGTCTTTTCCGTCGATTGCAGTCGGCCGAGCCCGGGATCAGCATTCTGCCCAGCAATGATTGTGGAGTTCACGTAATCCTCAGAATGCGCTGACGGTTCGTGGCCCTCCACTGCGCTCATGGCGAGGTCCCGCAGCGCCTCCCGAAGCGAGATCGCTTTGCCCAGATCGCCGGTGGAGACCTGATCGGATGGCTCCATCCCGGCAAGGGTCAACCAGGAGTAAAGCTCGGAGGGGGACCGGAGTCGTTCGATTGGGCGTGCACCGAACGACCGGCCCTGCGTGGCCAGCAGGTTCAGCCATGTCGCCCCGCCGTCAAAGCGAAAATCTGTCTCTGAGTTCATAGCTCTAGTGTAACGTGTGAACCGTTACGCTCCGTAACGGACATACCATTACATTTGAGGCGAAAATGACCAGCCCTTTCGACCCGATCGCCGGCGCTTCGACGCTTGCCGAATTGCAGGACGCAGAAACCACCGAAGGTTGGCGGGCAACTGCGACGGCCGCCGCTCCCGGACTGGACGACTGGATTGCCGGCGCGGTCTTTGGCGGCACATATCAGCGCCCTGCGCTGACCATCCGGGACCGCCAGTTGCTCAACCTTGCGGCCATCGCTGCCCTGGGCGGTGCCGACCCACAACTCGTGGGACATATCCGCACCTGTAAGCGCATCGGGATGACTTCTGAGGAGATCTCGGAGGCGGTTGTCCACCTCATTCCGTACATAGGGCTCCCTCGTGCAATGGCGGCACTGCGCATGGTCAATACGGCGGCCTCGGACGGGAGCAGTGAGAGATGACCGCACACACTGTCCGCACCCTCGCCGGAGACGTCCCCGCGGATACGCTCGGCGTGGTCAACTCCCACGATCATTTGTTTCTGACGACACCAGCCCTGCCCGGTGGCGAGTTGCAGGACTACGACGATGCCAGGCGGGAATTGTTGGATTTCGGGATGGCCGGGGGTAAGACGGTTATTCAGTGGACGCCCCGTGGCCTGCGCCGAGGCCTGCCGGGTTTGCGCACCCTGTCTCAGACGACGGATACGCTCATCGTGGCGGCAACAGGACGGCACCGCCGCGAACTGTACGGGCCGGAGAATCCCGTCGCGAACGCAAGGGCGGGGGAGTTGGCGGGCATGTTTATCGACGATGTCCATCAACAACGATGTGGTCTGATTAAGGTGGGCACCGGGTACCGCGGCATGAACGCCTTTGAGCGCGAGACCGTGGAGGCTGCCGCCGTTGCCCATCATGCAACCGGTGCCCCTATCGCCGTTCACCTGGAAAGAGGCACCGCAGGCCACGAAGTCCTTGAGGCCTTCCTAGCCGAAGGTATTGCACCTGATTCGCTAATCCTGGGGCATATTGGCCGTAACCCGGACCCATATTATGTGGAGGATTTAGCTCAGTCGGGCGCCTTTCTCGCTCTCGACGGTCCCTCTACGGAGAACCATCTGACGGACTGGCGGCTCATGCCACTGATCCAGAAACTTGTGGCGGCGGGCCATTTGGCGCAGTTACTTCTAGGAGCCGACACCACAAAGGCGCGTGCACAAGGTGTCTTCGGCGGCCCCGGTATGGGCGGATTGCTCAGGCGCACGAAGAATGATATTGAGAGGCACCTGGGATCAGAGGTAGTCCATTCAATCTTTGTTTCCGCGCCTCGACTGGCGTGGCGGCAGAGGTTGGCAAAAATTGAGCGCTATCGGGGCAGGCAGAGCGCCGGCAGGTCCGCTGAACCTGTAAGCCTTTCGGGCGCAGACCTGGGGCGAAGAGACCACGGCTCCCTCAGTCGATCGGCTCGCGCTAATTCTGCAACAACTGCTGGGCCCCTGACCTGATGAACCACATGTCCCTTTCGTCCTACGTCACCTTCTGCGGACTCTGTGCAGCTCTCGCGGTATCACCGGGACCTGACAGTCTCCTCATACTGCGGTACAGCCTGCAACAGCTGAGCTCAGGGATTGCGGCTGCACTGGGCTCGGCGCTTGGCAACGTCGTGTGGGCCTTGATGGTCGCCATCGGTCTGGCTGCCCTGATCGAACAATCCGCCGAAGCGTACCGTGGCTTGAAACTGATCGGGGGGCTCTACCTTTTCTATCTAGGCACCCAAGCAGTCCGTGGCCGGAAGCGAGGCATGCAAGATCCGGCTGAAATAGGCCCTGGCGCGGCCGGCGTCATGTCATCGGCCGGGGCAGGGCTTCTCTCATGCATGCTGAACCCCAAAGTGGGGCTGTTCTTTCTCGCAGTCGTTCCACAATTCGTGCCTGAAGGTGGGGCAGTGTTCCCGCTCACCATGCTGCTGGGCGTGACACTTGCCGTCATTGTCCTCATGTACCTGGCCGTCCTGTGTCTCTTCGCAGCCAAAGCCAGCGCATGGCTCAAACAACCCAAGGTGAGCCGCGCCCTCGAAAAGACGTCCGGCCTCATCCTCTGCGCCCTCGGCATTGGCACGGCTGCTTCAGCGTACTGAGCAGAACACCCGGGTCTGTCGCGTTTCTTGGGGAACTGCGCGACCGTGGCAAATCCAAGGAAATGAGACAGTCCGCGGTGCCTGGAACGAGCACTCAGTTTGAGACGGTCCATTGACACGGCATTGCCCGTTCCGTCCGAGGCTATTCGAACATGGGTGAGACAAACCTTCGCTCGTACCGTCGGATGCAATCTGATTCCGTCGCGAACCGGTATGCCTCGATGCACTCGGGATCCACTGTTGCCGCCGATCGGTACTTCTCGTAGTCCCCCAGTGAGGGGAAGGTGAACAGGGCGAAGGCCTCGTCGCTGTCACCTTCGCTGGGAAGGAAGTAGCCGTGATGCACTCCGCCCAGCCTGTTGACGAGGCGGATCCACCGCCGTCCATATTCTTCAAAGTCAGCGAGCTTGTTGGGATTGATCTCATATCGAAGGTGCACTGTGATCACAGAAGGTCCTCTTTCGTTGGACGTGGGGGGTGCCGACCGCTAGTCGGACTTAGAAGCGAAGTTCCATGAAGACGCTGTTTGGGTCCGTGGCGTAGTCCGCAAACAGCGGGCATTCGGTGAATCCGTTGCGGACGTATAGGCGACGTGCCGGGGCGAAATACTCCTCGGTCCCTGTTTCAAGGCAGATGCGCTGGAAGTCGCGGTACCGGGCTTCGTCCACGATGTGCTTGAGCATGAGGGTGGCTACGCCTCTGCCGCGTGCACTGGCCGTGGTTCGCATGGACTTGATTTCGCCAAACTGCGCCGAGGTTTCCTGCGTACCGGCGTCTGGGGAACCGAGGAGTTTCAGGGCGCCGCATCCCAGGAGTTCGCCGTTTTCACGGGCTGTCCAGAACGTGATGGAGGGTTCGGATAGTGCTGAATGGTCCAATGCGTGCACGCTTTCGGCCGGAGACGTAGCAAACATGTCCGCCAGGTGCTCGCTCAGGAGCTGATGGACGTCCGCACGCGTGGGGTCGTCGCGCTCAATGTGAATCATGCTCACAAATCTAGCGGCCCGGCTAAGCACCCCGCATACCTTGCATTGATTGGGTTGTTTAGCCACCAGCCCTGCCAGAAGCGGGGACTCCCGGAAACTCGCTTCCGGTCATACCGAAGGTGCGCGGACTTCCTTGCTTTCCTGGGTGGTGGGCACCAAATCTTCTGCGGTTTTCAGCTCCAACCGTTGTCCCCACATGGTGCCGAGCAACACGAGCACAACACCGAGGACGCCGAGAGGCCCCAGGACGTCGCCGGCGAGCGTTACACCAATTGCGGCCGCCCAGACCGGCTCGGTTCCGAGTAGGAGACTAACCCGCGTCGGGGAGGTCTTGCGCACCGCCCACATCTGAATGAAGAACGGGAACACCGTGCACACGATCACCAAGTACGTCATCTGCAGTAGAGCGGCCCCTGTCATGCTTCCGGCGTAGGTCGTTACCGGTATTCCCCAGAGACTCGACATGATCAGGAAGACCAACCCGCAGGTGGACATCTGCACGAAGGTCAGATTCAGTGAATCGATGCGCCGTCCGGCTGAGAGCCGGTGCATCCCTGTCACGTGGGCGGCCCGTGCGACGGCGGCCAGCAGGATGAGCAAATCCCCGAAACCGAAGGACGCAGCAGCGCCGCCCGTGGCAAGGAAGTACACGCCGGCGACGGCAATAACCGCTCCCAGGTAAAACAGGCGGCTCAGCTTCCGCTTGCTGACCACTGTCTCGAGCACGGGGGTCATCACCACGGTCAAGCTGATGATGAGCCCCGCGTTGGTCGCACTGGTAGCGGCAATGCCGAATGTTTCGAAGGTAAAGACGGTCGATAGCAGCAGACCCAGAATGCCGCCGACCACTGCTTCCGTCTTCTTGAGCCGCTTCCGCATTGCAGCCAGGATCAAGCCCAGGGCAAGTGCAGTCAGGAGCATTCGGACGGCAAGGACTGCCAGTACGGTGTCCTGGCTGACCAGCTCCTTGGCCACCCAGTACGTTGAACCCCAGGCCACGGCAACGGCGAGCAGCAACATGTCGACGGTTGATGACCGCCGCCGGGCAGGGTGTTGATCAGGCACTGCTGAGCCCGGCAAAGGTACGTTCCTCAGATCGCACCGAATGGCCATCCTTTCTGTTTGCGCGGATTCCATTTCCCAGGCTTCACGGTCACGGAGATACAGGGGATCTTGGGCGCGGACGCTGACCGTGTCAACCGCGCGGCCGCTCAGGGTCCAGACGACTGTGCCGTTGACCCAGTTCGTTGAGGATTCGATGAAAGCCTGCGCCGCCGCGCGGACCACACCGAACCATCGGCCCTCCACGGCCTCGGTCACCCGGTTTGTTCAACGTCCATATTCTCACGGACCAGACGTTCGCTGAGGCATGCCGTTTCCAGATGGCGCAACGCCTTGAGGAGGATCCAGGCAGCTGGCATCTCGCGGACCTCGAGGACCTTTTCGCCGCGGTCGAGGTGCTCCAGGCCACTGTAGCGTCCATAGCCGAATTTCCCGACACGGTGATTTAGCTCGTCAATGATCGCGCCGAACTCCAACGCGCGGCCGTCCACGGTTATGGGAAGCCCCTTCTCGCAAGGCGCGGAACGAGCCGGCACGATGGCAACGGCCTCCACGGCCCGCGCTGCCTGGCGTTCACTCGTTTCGATCAGCAATTGGCCGCCCGGCGCCCGAGCCATTCCCAACTGCGACAAACTCAGCCACTCCCATCGACAGAATCCTGAGAAAATCCAACGATACCGACTACAAGGTGTTCCTGCTGTTCGGCCAGATTGACCTCCACTGCGGCGCAGTGGGACCCGAGCAGCCGGAGGCTGGACTCGCTGGTGCCGGTTCCTCGGGCGTCATGGAATCCTTCGCCTGCAGCACAGTGAGGTGAGACGGCGGACTTCAGCCCGCCTCGACGGTGGTCAGACGTGGTTTTCTGGTTTAGCTCGCGGCGGGCAGTGCGGCGGGGATCCGGGGTTTGGTGTTTCCGGCGAAGGTGAACTGCGCGTCGTCGCCCTCGCCGTCAACGTCCACCACCACGGTGTCGCCCTCGTGGATTTCGCCGAAGAGGATCTTCTCGGAGAGCTGGTCCTCGATCTCGCGCTGGATGGTGCGGCGCAGCGGCCGGGCACCCATGGCCGGGTCGTAGCCGCGGGTGGCCAGGAGCACCTTGGCCGCGGTGGTGAGCTCGATGCCCATGTCCTTGTCTGCCAGGCGCTTCTCCAGTCGGCCGATCATCAGGTTCACGATCTGGATGATCTCGTCCTGGGTCAGCTGGGGAAAAACGATGACGTCGTCTACGCGGTTCAGGAACTCGGGGCGGAAGTGCTGCTTGAGCTCTTCGGTAATGCGGGCGCGCATGCGGTTGTAGCCGGTCTGCGTGTCCGTGCCCGACTGGAACCCGGTGGAGACGCTCTTGGAGATGTCTCTGGTGCCGAGGTTCGTGGTCATGATGATCACGGTGTTCTTGAAGTCCACCACCCGGCCATGGCTATCGGTCAGTCGGCCGTCTTCCAGGATCTGCAGGAGGGAGTTGAAGAGGTCCGGATGGGCCTTCTCCACTTCGTCGAACAGGACCACGGAGAACGGTCGGCGCCGGACTTTTTCGGTCAGCTGCCCGCCCTCGTCGTAACCGACGTAGCCCGGAGGGGCACCGAAGAGGCGCGAAACGGTGTGCTTCTCGGAGTATTCGGACATGTCCAGCGTGATGAGCGTGTCTTCTTCGCCGAACAGGAACTCGGCGAGGGCCTTGGCGAGCTCGGTCTTGCCGACGCCGGTGGGGCCGGCAAAGATGAACGAGCCGCCGGGACGCTTGGGGTCCTTCAGGCCGGCACGGGTGCGGCGGATAGCCCGCGAAACCGACCTAATCGCGTCATTCTGGCCCACGACGCGCTGGTGCAGCTCGTCTTCCATCTTCAGCAGACGCGAGGATTCCTCCTCGGTCAGCTTGAACACCGGGATGCCCGTGGAATTCGCCAGCACCTCGGCGATCAGTTCCTCATCCACCTCGGAAATGTCGTCCATGCCGCCCGCCTTCCACCGGCGTTCCTTCTCTCTACGCTGCGCTACGAGCTTCTGCTCCTGGTCGCGCAGCGAAGCGGCGCCCTCGTAGTCCTGGGCGTCAATCGCGGACTCCTTCGCCGTCCTGACGTCGGCGATCGTCTCAGCCATGGCCTTCAGCTCCGGCGGGGCCGTCATCCGCCGGATGCGCAGGCGCGCACCGGCTTCATCGATGAGGTCGATCGCCTTGTCCGGCAGGAAACGGTCCGAGATGTAACGCTCCGAGAGGTTCGCCGCGGCCACCAGCGCACCGTCGGTGATGGTCACGCGGTGGTGCGCCTCATAGCGGTCACGCAGGCCCTTGAGGATCTCGATCGCGTCCGCAACCGAAGGCTCCTTGACCTGGATCGGCTGGAAACGGCGCTCCAGCGCGGCATCCTTCTCGATGTGCCTGCGGTAGTCGTCCAGGGTGGTGGCACCGATGGTCTGCAGCTCACCGCGCGCCAGCAACGGCTTCAGGATCGAGGCCGCATCGATCGCACCCTCGGCGGCACCGGCACCCACCAGGGTGTGGATCTCGTCAATGAACAAAAGAATGTCCCCGCGGGTGCGGATCTCCTTAAGGACCTTCTTCAGCCGCTCTTCGAAGTCACCGCGGTACTTTGAGCCGGCCACCACGGAGCCCAGATCCAGGGTATAGATCTGCTTGCCCCTGAGAGTCTCCGGGACATCGCCACGCACGATCGCCTGGGCAAGGCCCTCGACGACGGCGGTCTTGCCGACGCCGGGTTCACCGATGAGGACGGGGTTGTTCTTGGTGCGCCGGGAAAGGACCTGCATGACGCGTTCCATCTCCTGCTCGCGCCCGATGACAGGGTCCAGCTTGTTCTCGCGCGCGGCCTGCGTCAGGTTGCGGCCGAACTGGTCCAGGACAACGGAGCCGGCAGGCGTGCCTTCGGCCTGGCCGGGGCCGACTCCTGCGCCGGTGGTCTCCTTGCCCTGGTAGCCTGAGAGCAGCTGGATCACCTGCTGGCGGACCCGGTTGAGGTCCGCTCCGAGCTTCACCAGCACCTGGGCCGCCACGCCTTCACCCTCGCGGATGAGCCCCAGCAGGATGTGCTCCGTGCCGATGTAGTTGTGGCCCAGCTGCAGGGCTTCACGGAGTGCGAGCTCCAGCACCTTCTTGGCGCGCGGCGTGAAGGGGATGTGGCCGGCCGGGGACGGCTGGCCCTGGCCGATGATCTCCTGCACCTGCTCGCGGACGCCGTCGAGCGAAATGCCCAGGGACTCAAGGGCTTTGGCGGCAACGCCTTCACCCTCATGGATCAGACCCAGGAGGATGTGTTCAGTACCGATGTAATTGTGGTTCAGCATGCGTGCCTCTTCTTGGGCAAGCACAACTACGCGACGGGCACGGTCCGTAAATCGCTCAAACATTTCGCCACACTCCTGGGTGCCACGTACTTTGATGCTACGTTGCCGCAGGCCCTCATGGGGTGTTCGCCGAGACGCAATATAAAGAGAGCCAGGTTCCCGTGACCTTCCCACGTAAGCGGCAGGTTTTCACACCGCTATCCGCCACGTCACCGCCTGTGATCTCTGCCGCAAAAACACCTCCCGCAGTTCTGCGCCGGATCGGTGTGACTGTTAATCTGGAATGGCGGTTGATCACAGTTCGAGCCGGCCGTTCCAGCTGAATCCGATGACCAGCGATGAACGGCGGTCTCGATGGGGTCATCAGTAGCTCGTGTGTCTCCCAAGCCCCGGGCTGCAAGACAGGACTCATCTTTGAAGTTTCAAGCCCGGTGGTTCCTTCGCCGGGACGGGCTATGGTTTTGCGGCGGCGTGGCCGGCTCCGAGGGAAACAGCCCAAGCTTTTCAAACCACAGGAAGCCCACTTGGTCTTTGTTCACCGGGCAGGGACGCACACCCAGGTGGAACTTGTCGAACTCTTCGTGGTAGCCCGCTCAACCGTCTACCGCGCAATCAAACGTGCAGGCGACGCCACATGAACGCTTAGCGTGAATTTCCGTACCGATCCTCCTCGGACCCCAGCTCCCCACGCGCCCCCACTGGGCGACAACCTGGCAACGCTGCCCTTGACTGGCGAGGACCGTGGGCCGAGAGTGTCATATGTGAGGCGTGAGGCGGTTCGGGAGTATCTGGCGAGTGCCCTGTGGGCGATGCCGACGTGCGCCGTCGTCCTCGCGATCATCGCGGGTGCGGGGCTCTCCGCGGTGCAGCTTGGCGCGGCGTCGCCCTTCGCCGTCCTCCTATTCCAAGGGACGTCCGACGACGCGCGGAACCTGCTCATCGGGATCGCGAGCACGATGGTCACGGTCATCGCCGTCGTGCTCGGGCTCACCGTCGTGGCCCTGCAGCTCGCGTCGACGCAGTTCAGCCCGCGGCTGCTGCGGACCTTCCTGCGCGACATCCCCAACCAGGCGACGCTCAGCGCGTTTGTGGCCACGTTCGCGTACAGCACGGCGGGCCTCTACACTGTCGGCATTGCCGGCGGAGAGCGCACTCAGGACTACCCGCGCCTCGCTGTGAGCGGCGCACTGCTGCTGCTGTTCGTGAGCATGGTCATGCTCGTTTTCTTCGCCCACCATCTGTCGCATTCGATCCAGGTGGACCAAGTCATGAAGGGCGTCGAGAAGGCCACGCTCAAGGTGATCGAGCGGTCGTTCGTCCCGGGCGATCCCGGTATTCGCATGCCAAACCCGCCGGGCGGCGCCACGGCCTTGCCGGTACCGCGGTCGGGATATGTCCAAGCCTTCCATGTCGAGGCGTTCGTGGGGGCGCTCGCGAGCCGAGGCCTCACTGCCCGGATGGTGCCTATGGTCGGCCGACACGTCGTCGCCGGGGCCCCGCTCGCCTGGGTGTGGGGGAGTACGGGCAGGGGCGAACGTCCCCTTGCCCCCGAGGCCGGCATTGAACTGCACCAGGCGCTCGTACGGAGCGTGCGGATCGGCTTCGAACGGACCCTTGAGCAGGACGTCGCCTTCGGGATCCGGCAACTCGCCGACGTCGCGTCCAAGGCGCTCTCGCCCGCCATAAACGACCCCTACACCGCGAACCAAGCGGTCGACCATCTCGGCTCGATCCTCGCGGCCCTCTCACTCCGGCAGCAGGGCCCGCATGCCGTCGCGGACGCGCAAGGCACCGTAAGGCTGTACGTGCCGGCCCGCGATTTCGCCTATCTCGTGGATCTGGCCCTCGGACAGGTGCGGCGGTACGGCGCGAACGAGCCGCGCGTCGTCAGGGCTCTGCTGCGCGTGTGCGGCGATCTCGTGTGGTTCGGCGACGCGGCCCACCGCGCCGTTGTGCGGCAGTACGTCGAGACTCTCCTGAGCGATGCGACCCGGCTCGTGGCCCAGCCAGCCGATCGCGACCCCCTTCTCGCGGAGGCGGCGGCGGTGCTCGAGGCCTTCGACGTCTCGAGCGGCACGACAGACACCGCGGCCTGAGTTCCACACATTGTTCTGATCGGTAGGGCAGCCGGGTCCGCACCGGCTCAAGATCGAGGTGGGCACGCCCAAGACCCACAAGAAGCGGAGCGTCCCATTCCCAGCGTTTCTAGCGGACGCGCTCGCCGACCCAGCGCTCGCCGACCAGATGGCGGGGAAGCATCCCGATGACCTGCTGTTTCCGGGGGCGGATGGCAAATACATGAAGCGAGGCGGCACCAGCCAGACCAGCAGGGGCTGGTTCGTGTATCCCCTACGTCGCGCCGGTCTTGAACGGATGACGGTTCACGACCTCCGCCACACAGCTGCATCGCTGGCGATCTCAGCAGGGGCGAACGTGAAAAGCGTCCAGGCGATGCTTGGGCATGCGTCCGCGACGATGACGCTGGACACGTACGCTGATCTGTTCCCGGACGATCTGGACGCGGTTGCCGTCGCTCTCGATGCCGCTGCATTACAACAGGTTTGCGCTCAGAGCGCGCTCACGGGACTGAACTACGAAAAGAGAAGGCGCCTACTTCGCTGTGTTATCAACGAAGTAGACGCCTACTCACTTGGCGGTGACGGTGGGATTTGAACCCACGTTGGCTTTGACACCAAACAACATTTCGAGTGTTGCACCTTCGGCCGCTCGGACACGTCACCAACCTGAATAGATTACCGGAGCAAGGCTCGCTTCCCCAAAACGAGGGCGCGCCGGCGTCCTAAGTCTTCCCCGCACACCGCCTGGGGACTAGATTCGTAAGCAAGATGATCAATTCCCAGCAACACACCCAAGCCAAAGCCTATTGGACCGTCGGCCACGAAAAAGG
This genomic window from Arthrobacter sp. 24S4-2 contains:
- a CDS encoding adenylate kinase → MLIMGPPGCGKGTQAERLSRHLGISGVSTGDVFREHVKKLTPLGRDVVAHLDAGDFVPDSLTNRMVRDRLNEDDVRYGFLLDGYPRTTAQQAELDTILAANGQALDVALQLTADDTELVRRVLHRATLAGRSDDTEDVIRHRLELYYRETEPVASAYSQRGILLSVDGMGTEDEVFGQLLSALRASFPSALPDEGTVAAD
- a CDS encoding ABATE domain-containing protein, whose amino-acid sequence is MNSETDFRFDGGATWLNLLATQGRSFGARPIERLRSPSELYSWLTLAGMEPSDQVSTGDLGKAISLREALRDLAMSAVEGHEPSAHSEDYVNSTIIAGQNADPGLGRLQSTEKTRISVSAALAAVSIQAIVSLRGPDRGYLTECGESDCRWVFLDPSKRRRWCPSPACASRGRVRAHRARIGTTEPTTEAAT
- a CDS encoding carboxymuconolactone decarboxylase family protein, which encodes MTSPFDPIAGASTLAELQDAETTEGWRATATAAAPGLDDWIAGAVFGGTYQRPALTIRDRQLLNLAAIAALGGADPQLVGHIRTCKRIGMTSEEISEAVVHLIPYIGLPRAMAALRMVNTAASDGSSER
- a CDS encoding phosphotriesterase: MTAHTVRTLAGDVPADTLGVVNSHDHLFLTTPALPGGELQDYDDARRELLDFGMAGGKTVIQWTPRGLRRGLPGLRTLSQTTDTLIVAATGRHRRELYGPENPVANARAGELAGMFIDDVHQQRCGLIKVGTGYRGMNAFERETVEAAAVAHHATGAPIAVHLERGTAGHEVLEAFLAEGIAPDSLILGHIGRNPDPYYVEDLAQSGAFLALDGPSTENHLTDWRLMPLIQKLVAAGHLAQLLLGADTTKARAQGVFGGPGMGGLLRRTKNDIERHLGSEVVHSIFVSAPRLAWRQRLAKIERYRGRQSAGRSAEPVSLSGADLGRRDHGSLSRSARANSATTAGPLT
- a CDS encoding LysE family translocator, whose protein sequence is MSLSSYVTFCGLCAALAVSPGPDSLLILRYSLQQLSSGIAAALGSALGNVVWALMVAIGLAALIEQSAEAYRGLKLIGGLYLFYLGTQAVRGRKRGMQDPAEIGPGAAGVMSSAGAGLLSCMLNPKVGLFFLAVVPQFVPEGGAVFPLTMLLGVTLAVIVLMYLAVLCLFAAKASAWLKQPKVSRALEKTSGLILCALGIGTAASAY
- a CDS encoding NIPSNAP family protein codes for the protein MITVHLRYEINPNKLADFEEYGRRWIRLVNRLGGVHHGYFLPSEGDSDEAFALFTFPSLGDYEKYRSAATVDPECIEAYRFATESDCIRRYERRFVSPMFE
- a CDS encoding GNAT family N-acetyltransferase → MIHIERDDPTRADVHQLLSEHLADMFATSPAESVHALDHSALSEPSITFWTARENGELLGCGALKLLGSPDAGTQETSAQFGEIKSMRTTASARGRGVATLMLKHIVDEARYRDFQRICLETGTEEYFAPARRLYVRNGFTECPLFADYATDPNSVFMELRF
- a CDS encoding DMT family transporter — protein: MTEAVEGRWFGVVRAAAQAFIESSTNWVNGTVVWTLSGRAVDTVSVRAQDPLYLRDREAWEMESAQTERMAIRCDLRNVPLPGSAVPDQHPARRRSSTVDMLLLAVAVAWGSTYWVAKELVSQDTVLAVLAVRMLLTALALGLILAAMRKRLKKTEAVVGGILGLLLSTVFTFETFGIAATSATNAGLIISLTVVMTPVLETVVSKRKLSRLFYLGAVIAVAGVYFLATGGAAASFGFGDLLILLAAVARAAHVTGMHRLSAGRRIDSLNLTFVQMSTCGLVFLIMSSLWGIPVTTYAGSMTGAALLQMTYLVIVCTVFPFFIQMWAVRKTSPTRVSLLLGTEPVWAAAIGVTLAGDVLGPLGVLGVVLVLLGTMWGQRLELKTAEDLVPTTQESKEVRAPSV
- a CDS encoding argininosuccinate synthase domain-containing protein, giving the protein MLIETSERQAARAVEAVAIVPARSAPCEKGLPITVDGRALEFGAIIDELNHRVGKFGYGRYSGLEHLDRGEKVLEVREMPAAWILLKALRHLETACLSERLVRENMDVEQTG
- a CDS encoding ATP-dependent Clp protease ATP-binding subunit, whose product is MFERFTDRARRVVVLAQEEARMLNHNYIGTEHILLGLIHEGEGVAAKALESLGISLDGVREQVQEIIGQGQPSPAGHIPFTPRAKKVLELALREALQLGHNYIGTEHILLGLIREGEGVAAQVLVKLGADLNRVRQQVIQLLSGYQGKETTGAGVGPGQAEGTPAGSVVLDQFGRNLTQAARENKLDPVIGREQEMERVMQVLSRRTKNNPVLIGEPGVGKTAVVEGLAQAIVRGDVPETLRGKQIYTLDLGSVVAGSKYRGDFEERLKKVLKEIRTRGDILLFIDEIHTLVGAGAAEGAIDAASILKPLLARGELQTIGATTLDDYRRHIEKDAALERRFQPIQVKEPSVADAIEILKGLRDRYEAHHRVTITDGALVAAANLSERYISDRFLPDKAIDLIDEAGARLRIRRMTAPPELKAMAETIADVRTAKESAIDAQDYEGAASLRDQEQKLVAQRREKERRWKAGGMDDISEVDEELIAEVLANSTGIPVFKLTEEESSRLLKMEDELHQRVVGQNDAIRSVSRAIRRTRAGLKDPKRPGGSFIFAGPTGVGKTELAKALAEFLFGEEDTLITLDMSEYSEKHTVSRLFGAPPGYVGYDEGGQLTEKVRRRPFSVVLFDEVEKAHPDLFNSLLQILEDGRLTDSHGRVVDFKNTVIIMTTNLGTRDISKSVSTGFQSGTDTQTGYNRMRARITEELKQHFRPEFLNRVDDVIVFPQLTQDEIIQIVNLMIGRLEKRLADKDMGIELTTAAKVLLATRGYDPAMGARPLRRTIQREIEDQLSEKILFGEIHEGDTVVVDVDGEGDDAQFTFAGNTKPRIPAALPAAS
- a CDS encoding DUF2254 domain-containing protein; its protein translation is MSYVRREAVREYLASALWAMPTCAVVLAIIAGAGLSAVQLGAASPFAVLLFQGTSDDARNLLIGIASTMVTVIAVVLGLTVVALQLASTQFSPRLLRTFLRDIPNQATLSAFVATFAYSTAGLYTVGIAGGERTQDYPRLAVSGALLLLFVSMVMLVFFAHHLSHSIQVDQVMKGVEKATLKVIERSFVPGDPGIRMPNPPGGATALPVPRSGYVQAFHVEAFVGALASRGLTARMVPMVGRHVVAGAPLAWVWGSTGRGERPLAPEAGIELHQALVRSVRIGFERTLEQDVAFGIRQLADVASKALSPAINDPYTANQAVDHLGSILAALSLRQQGPHAVADAQGTVRLYVPARDFAYLVDLALGQVRRYGANEPRVVRALLRVCGDLVWFGDAAHRAVVRQYVETLLSDATRLVAQPADRDPLLAEAAAVLEAFDVSSGTTDTAA